The region CGTGATCGCCACGGCGAGGACCGTCGCCTGCCGGAAGCCACGCAGGCTTCGCTCGGCCCCGGCCTTCGCCGACCCCACGGTGCGGAGCCGCCGCGCCCGGCCGCTTACGGCGGAGCGGATCCGCCGACGGCTTCGGCGACCCGACTGCTGCGTCGTGCGGCGTGTGGTGGTGCGGCGGGAAGGCATCGTCAGTCCTCTTGCCCGGCGAGAATCGCCGTGATCGCTACGACGTTGACGATGTCCTCGGCATCGGCGCCGCGGGAGAGGTCGTTGGCGGGCTTCTTCAGGCCTTGCAGAATCGGCCCGAACGCCTCAGCGCCGCCGACGCGCTGGGCGATTTTGTACCCGATGTTGCCCGCGTCGAGCGTCGGAAAGACGAACACGTTTGCGTGCCCGGCCACATCCGAGCCCGGCGCTTTCCGCTCGCCGACCGACGGCACGAACGCCGCGTCGAACTGCAGCTCGCCGTCGATCGCGAGATCGGGACGGCGAGCCTGCGCTTTCGCCGTCGCCTGCTGCACGTGCGTCACCGCCTCGTCGTCGGCGCTGCCCTTCGTTGAGAACGAGAGGAACGCGACACGGGGCTCCTCGCCCGTGAGCAGCTTGTGCGACCGCGCCGCGTCGATGCCAATCGAGGCGAGTTGATCGACGTCGGGCGTCGGCACGACGCCGCAGTCGGCGAACGTGACGGGCCGTCCGTCGGGCAGGATCATGAGGAAGAAACTCGACACGAGCGCCGAGTGCTCGTCGACGCCGATGCAGTGGATCGCGGCGCGGAGCACGTCCGGCGTCGGGTGCGCCGCGCCGGCGACGCAGCCGTCGGCCTCGCCCCGACGCACCATGAGATCGCCGAAGTAGAGCACGTCCTGCGCGGTTTCGCGCGCCTGCTCGTACGTCATCCCTTTATGCTTGCGGAGTTGAAACAGCTCCTGCGCGTACTCCGTCGCCCGCTCCGTCCGAGACGGGTCGATGATCGGGACGGTGTGCGGGAGCGTCACGCCGATCTCGGCGGACGTGGCGCGGATGCGCTCTTCGTTGCCGAGGAGCACGGGCCGAGCGATCCCCTGCTCAACGATCGTGTGGGCGGCGCGGATCGTGCGGGGGTCCTCGCCTTCGGGAAGGACGATGCGCTTGTTCAGCTTCTTGGCGCGAGAGAGGAGGTCGATCATTGCAATAACGGATAATTTAGTTAAGGGCAGCAGCGCTACCCGTGCGGGCGGACCCACGCCTCGGAGCCGTCGGCGAACGTCTCGCGCTTCCAGATCGGCACGCGCTCTTTCAAGGTATCGATGAGCCACCGGCACGCGGCGAACGCCTCCGCCCGGTGCGGCGTCGCCACACCGACGACGACGCTCGACTCGGCGACCGGCACCTCGCCGAGCCGGTGGAGCAGGCAACACCGCGCGACGGGCCACCGCTCGGCCGCTTCGTCGGCGAGATGGCCGAGTTCGGCGAGCGCCATGGGCTCGTACGCTTCGTACCACAGCCGCACCGTCTCCCGCTCCCCCGTCCACTGCCGCGTCGTCCCGACGAACAGGCTGAGGCCGCCCGCTTCGGGCGCAGCGAGGAAAGCGGACACCTCCCCCACCGGCAGCGGGCCGGTACGAAGCGCGCACCACCGCTGCGCGTCGCGGCGCTCGGCGGAAGCGTTCTTACTTTGTTGAGAAGCCCTCTCTTGTGTCATCCTGAGCTTGCCGAAGGATCTGTGACGAGCAACGTCGTGCCGAGGAGAGATGGGCTTCGCCGAGCCCTCCGGGGTTCCTCGACTGCGCTCGGGATGACACGTTAGAAGGTATCACGGTACTGCTCAGCTGAGGCTTCGCAATACAGCAGGCGCTGTCAGCCACCACTCGTCGGGGTGAGGAGCGCGACTTCGTCCCCGTCGTGCAAAGCTGTTTCGCCAGCAACGTACTGTTGGTTCACGGCGAGGCGGACGACGGGGCGGAAGTCAGCGAGCGCGGGGTAGCGTTCGATCAGCCGGTCCAGCAACACATTGCCTGTCGCGGGCGCGGGCAGCGACACCGCCACCGCGCCCGCCCCGACGCGCTCGCGGAGCACGCTGAAGAACAACACATGCACGCCGATCTGTTCGGCCGCGTCGGCCTCGCCGTGGGACATGGCTACTGGAGATCGCGAAGTGCCTGCTGGATCGCTTCGAAATCGGGCTGCTTGCCTGCGTTCTCCAGTACCTCGGCGTACTTCACCTCGCCGTCGGCGTCGATCACGAATGCGGACCGCTTCGAGATCCGGTCGAGCTTCATGTCGGTGAAGTCGTTGTGGTACTTCGCGCCGTACTGCTCGCTGACCTGGGCGTTGTGGTCGCTGAGGAGCGGGAAGCCGAGGTCATAGCGCTTTTTGAACTCGCTCAGCACGAACGGCGAGTCCGTCGAGATGCCAACGACCTGGGCATCGAGGTCCTGATAGCGTGAGAGGTCGTCGTTAACGGAGCACATCTCGGCGGTGCAGACGCCGGTGAACGCGCCGGGGAAGAACAGGAGCACCGTGCTCTTGCCGTCGCGCATCTCGGAGAGCGTGAACGCCTCGTTCTTGTCGGTGTAGAGGGTGAAGTCGGGGGCTTGCTGCCCGGTTTCGATAGCCATGTTCGGGGAGTGGAGATGGGTGAGAGGGAAGGGTGGAGTCACTGCGCGAAGCGGATCGACCGAACGGGATCGACGCGGGAGGCGACGCGGGCCGGGAGGTACGCCGACAGCGTGCACAGCGCGAGCGACACGACGGCTACCAGTACGAAGTCGAACGCGCTGAGTTCTACCGGCGCCGTGTCGATGTAGTACGCCTCTTGCGGGAGCGGGATCAGCCCGAACTCCAGTTGCAGGAGGGCGAGCACGAGCGCCAGCCCCATCCCCAGCCCCGTCCCGACGACACCGATGAGGAAGCCGAGCCACACGAACAGTCGCTTCACGCCGTCTGCCGGGCACCCCATCGAGAGGATGATCCCGATCTCGCGCGTCTTCTCGAGTGTCACCATCAGCAGGGTTCCGATGATGTTGAACGCCGCCACGAGCACGATCACGCCGATCACGAGCGGGACGACGCTCTGCTGGAGGTTCACCCACGCGAACAGGTTCTGCTGCACCTGGAAGATGGACCGGGCGTAGACCGGCACGCCGTACGCCTCGTTGATGGCCTCGGCCGTGGCGTCGGCGCGGTCGAGGTCGTCGAGTTGGAGGTCGAACCGGGTGACCTGATCGTCGGCGTAGCCGAAGAGCGCGCGGGCAGCTTCGAGGTCAGTGTAGGCAAACACCTCGTCGAAGTCGGCGAGGCCGGTTTCGTAGATGCCGGCGACGTGGAAGGCGCGGACGCGCGGCCGGGCGAAGGTCGCCGCGCCTACCTCCCGCATCGAAAACGCCGTGAGCTGGCCGCCGACCTCGACGGCGAGCAGGTCGGCGAGCGCTCGGCCGATCACCACGCCGGGCCGACCCGCCGAGTCGGGCGCAAACGTGAACGTGCCCTCCTGCACCTGCTCGGCGAGGAAGTCCTGCCGCCCCTCGACCGTCCCCGTCACGACAGCCCCGTCGATCCCCGACTTCGAGCGGAGCAGGGCGAACTCGTCCACGACGGGCGTGACGCGCGCGACGCCAGGCAGCCGGGCGAGGCTCGTCGCGAGCGTGTCGTCGGTGAGCGGCTGGTCGACGTAGCTCTCGACGCGTACGTGCGCGCCGAACCCGACGATCTTCTCCTCGATCTCGCGGCTGAACCCGCGCACGATCATCAGCGAGAGCAGGAGCGCCGCCACGCCGAGCGCCACGCCGCCAATCGCGGCGTACGTGACGAAACGGAGGAAGCGCCGCCCCTCATCGCGGCCCTGCGCCCCGCGCAGGTAGCGGAGCGCGACGAAGCGCTGGAAGGAGGCAGAGGAGCGAGCGGCCATGCGGAGCGGTCGGCGAAGGAGGCCCGAAAGGTACCGCATCCGCCGAGCCGCTGAGGGCTGCGTCTCCCCATTCCTTCCCTGTCATTGCGAGGAGGCCGAAGGCTGACGCGGCAATCTCCCTGCATCAGCAGAAGGGCCACAAGCGACCGCCGTCGTAGCCTGAAGAAGATTGCCGCGTCGCTACGCTCCTCGCAATGACAGTATAGCTACCGCAGCAGCGTCAGCCGATGCGTGAGCGCGAGCCCGTCGCCGACGACGCGGACGACGTACACCCCTACCGGCAGCCCGCGCCCGTCGAGCATCAGTTCGTGCGTCCCCGCGCCGAGCGCTCCATCGGCGAGCATCGCCACCGCCCGTCCGAGCACGTCGTAGACCACGACCCGCGCGTTGGCTGCCGCGTCAAGCGTGAGCGCCACCGTTGCCGAAGCACGCGCCGGATTCGGGTACACCGACAGGCTCGACACCGCAGGTTCGGCTCCCGCGTCCTCGGCACCCGTCCCCTGCGTCACCGTCAGCGAGAGCGGTACCTCGACGGCTTCACCCGTCGCCGCAACGAACGCCTGCAGCGCCGAGGTGTAGTCGCCCACGGCACGCGCTCCTGCTCGGAACGTCAGCGCGATCTCGCGGCTCGCGCCCGGCGCCAGCGTCCCGTCCCACGCCCCCTCCGACCCCGCGTCCGAGTTTACCACAAGCCACGACGGCGGGAGCGGGTGCGGACGGACGCCGACGATACCTCTGTGGTTGAAGTTGTTGAACGTCATGTACATCATGCCGTTGGGGTCGATACGACTACGGAGCGGGTTCCCCCGCGGACCGGCGCCGCCCGCCTCCAAGAGCACCGGCGGCACCGGCGTCTCCAGCTCCTCGCCTTCGTCGTTGCCCCACCGATCCACGACCGCAATCCGGCTGAAGCCAAGCGCTCCCGGCGGGTACACCCCGTACTCGATCCGCACGCCGTCGGGGCCACCTTCTGCGCCCCCATGGGCGTCAATGATGTTGAAGATGCCATCGGGATAAGGCTCTGGGCGAACGGGGTAGCCCTCGGGCACGGTACCGTCGCGGTCCACGGCCCAGAATTGCCAGTTGTCGCGGTTCTCGCCGTCGCCGAGCACCGCCGAGAAGAGGAAGTGATCGGTGCTGGGGTCGTAGGCAAGACCGCCAGGACTGAAGTCGTCAATGGGGTCATCGGGCGGGGCAATCTCGATGCGGCGGCCGGTGAGGTCGCCTTCGAGGAGCAGCACGCGGCGCGTGCGGCTTCCGCTCCCATTCTCACGTTCGAGGTTCATCCACCAGAGCGTGCCGCTCTCGGTGTCATAGCCTATCCCTATCGTGCCAGCGAACGGCGTGAGTTCTGCGACAGTGGGGTTCTCGAATGAGCGGACGAGAGTAAGGTCGGGGGTGAACTCGAACGTCCGATGGAGAGCACTCAATTCAGTAGTAAAGAGACGACCTTCGGGCGTCATCACGACGCCGGAAGGTCCCCACCCACTCCCGAGATCGTCCTCGTCGAAGTAGTAGAGCACCTCGCCGTAGGTCCCGCAGGGTAATTCGCCCGTCGCCTGTTCACTAAGTCGTAGCACCGGACTCCGCCGCTGCAATGGCCGGTCGAAGGTGACGCAGAAGGTGAGCGGTTCCTCCCCCGCGTTGGTGAGCGTGACGCTACGCGTCGCCGTCGTCTCTTGCTCCACGGCCACATTGAGATCCAACGGCTCAACCATGAGTTGCGCGTGCACGGTTGTGCTGCCGAGCGCGAGGCACAGCCCAAGCACGAGGGATACGATATGCAGTCTGCGAGGCATCATCGACACGGTCGAAAGCGGAACGTCGCAACATACAGCCTGCCGGAGGTTTTCGCGTGGGTTGAAGCGCCGATGGATCTCCCGCCCGGTGCCGCGCGTCGTCGGTGGAAGCGCTTCGCCGCCCGTATCTTGAGCGCCTCCTCTCCCGTGTTTTCCGACGACGCCGACCCCGCCATGACGAACGCCATCCTCTCCCCGCCCATCCCCGTCAACGAGCCCGTCCGCTCCTACGCCCCCGGCAGCCCCGAGCGCGCCTCGCTCCGCGCCCGCCTCCTGGAGATGCGCGAGGAGACGGTCAACATCCCCGCCGTGATCGGCGGCGAGCGCGTCGAGACCGGGCGCACGGCGGAGGTCGTCGCGCCGCACGAGCACAGCCGCGTCCTCGGGATCGAACACAAGTGCGGCGAGGCCGAGGTCAATCGCGCGATCGAGGCCGCCGTCGAGGCCCGGCACGACTGGATGCGGATGGACTGGAACGACCGCGCCGCCATCTTCCTCCGCGCCGCCGACCTCCTCGAAGGCCCGTGGCGCGACACGCTCAACGCGTCGACCATGCTCGGCCAGAGCAAGAACCCGTACCAGGCCGAGATCGACGCCGCCTGCGAGCTGATCGACTTCTTCCGCTACAACGTCCACTTCATGCGGCAGATCTACGAGGACCAGCCGTTCTCGCCGCCCGGCCAATGGAACCAGGTCGAGTACCGTCCACTCGAAGGGTTCGTCTTCGCCGTCACGCCCTTCAACTTCACGAGCATCGCCGGCAACCTCCCGACGGCGCCTGCGCTGATGGGCAACACGGTCCTGTGGAAGCCGGCGACGACGGCGCTCCTCTCGGCCCACTACATCATGGAACTGCTGGAGGCGGCCGGCCTCCCGCCCGGCGTCATCAACATGGTCCCCGGCAGCGGCCCCGACGTCGGCGACCCGGTGATCGCGTCGGAGCACTTCACCGGGCTCCACTTCACGGGTTCGACGGGCACGTTCAACCACCTCTGGCGCGAGATCGCGAACAACCTCGGCCACTACCGGACGTACCCGCGCATCGTCGGCGAGACGGGCGGGAAGGACTTCATCGTCGCCCACGAGTCGGCCGAGCCCGAGGCCGTCGCCACGGCGATCGTGCGCGGCGCGTTCGAGTACCAGGGGCAGAAGTGCTCGGCGGCGTCGCGCGTTTACATCCCCGAAGCGCTCTGGCCCGCCGTCGAGGAGTCGCTCATGAGCCAGCTCGACGAGCTGAAGATGGGGCCGGTCGAGGACTTTTCGAACTTCGTCAACGCCGTCATCGACCGGAAGTCGTTCGACAACATCACGAGCTACATCGACCGGGCGAAGCAGGACGGCGGCGTCCGCATCGCCCACGGCGGCGGCTCCGACGACAGCGAGGGGTTCTACATCGAGCCGACCGTGCTCGTCGCCGACGACCCGAAGTACGAGACGATGTGCGACGAGTTGTTCGGCCCCGTCGCCTCGCTCTACGTCGCGCCCAAGTCGCAGCGCTTCAGCGAGACGCTCCGGCTCGTCGACCGGACGAGCCCGTACGCCCTCACCGGCGCCGTCTTCGCGCGGGACCGCGCCGCCGTCGCCGAGGCGCGCGACACGCTCGCCGAGGCCGCCGGCAACTTCTACATCAACGACAAGCCGACCGGGGCCGTCGTCGGGCAGCAGCCGTTCGGCGGGGCGCGCGGCTCGGGCACGAACGACAAGGCCGGCTCGCGCGTCAACCTCCTCCGGTGGACCAGCCTCCGCGCTATCAAAGAGACGTTCGACCCGCCTACGCACTACGCCTATCCCTTCCTCGGCGCTGACGAACCGGCCGCGAACGGGCAGGAGAAGCACACTGACGTATGAGCGTGTGGGCGGTTGGAGGTGTGGACGTGACTGCTCTCTACCTCCACACATCCAACCGCCCACACCCCCCCACCCGACCCATGACCGTCTTCCGCAGCCGACATCACCCGGGCGATGCGTCCACGGCGCTCGTCTACGCCCGCGCGCTCACCGGCCCGCTCGCGTGGAGCATGACGGGCGTGATGATCGCCGCCGCCGTCTCGATGCTCGAAGGGCAGGACCCGCTGCCGTGGGTGGTGTGGGTCGTCCCGCTCGTCTACGCGCTCAGCACGGCGTGGACGGTCCACGACCTCCGCCGGACCCCGGCCGAGCTCGTGCTCGACGGCTCGCGGGGCGGCGTCCGCTCGGTGTGGGACGCGGCCGGCCGCGCGAACGCCCTCCCGCTGCACTCCGTCTACTCCCCGCGCCGGACGATGGAGGGCGTCGACGTACCGATCGGCCGCACGCTGCACTCCTTCGCGCCCGGCGACTGGCCGGGGTTCGAGCGGCTCGAAGCGGCCGTCTTCGCTGCGGCGAATGCGTCGGAGCAGGAGCGCCGCACCCGCGCTGCGATCTGACCGACTCCGCCCGATGACGCCTTCGTCCCGGCAATACGACCTCTTCGACGGCGCTCCGCCCCGGGCAACGCCGGCAGAAAACGCCGAGCGTCCGGCGAAGCGCGAAGCCCCGCCGGACGCGTGCTACTGGGACTACTGCCCGAACTGCGGCTCGCGGCTGCACAACCACGGCTGCAAGTACCGCTGCCCGAGTTGCTTCTATTTCATGAGCTGCTCGGACTTCGACTGAGTCCCGCTCACGAATGGACGGCCTGGATGTCGAGGAGGATCGTCACGTCGTGGCCGACGATCACGCCACCGGCCTCGGTGAGTCGGTTCCACGTCAGCCCGAAGTCGCGCCGGTCGATCGTCGTGCGGGCCTCGATGCCGACGCGCTGCTTGCCCATCGGCCCCGTTGCCACGCCGATCAGCTCGCCGTCGAGTACGACGGACTTCGTGACGCCGCGGATCGTGAGGTCGCCTGCGAGCTTGAACATGTTGCCGTCGATGTCGGTCACTCCCGTGCTCTGGAAGCGGATCTGTGGATGCTGGGCGGCATCGAAGAAGTTGTCCGAGCGGAGGTCGGCGTCGCGGCGTTCGTTGCCGGTGTCGACGCTCGCGACGTTGATCCGCGCAGCGACGGACATCGACGAGAGGTCGGTCGGGTCGAGTTCTACGCGGGCCATGTAGTCGGAGAACGTGCCGGTGACGTTCGAGAGCCCGAGGTGGCGGACTTTGAACCCGACCATGCTGTGCGCTTTGTCGATCTCGAACACGGCGCGTTCGGACGTGGGCGGCTTCGTCGGCCGGTCGGGTGCCTCGGTGCGGTGTGCCGCGAAACCGGTGAGCAGGATGCCGACGAGCAGCGTGGGGACGATGCGGAAGAGGGTGCGTCGCATGGGGACCTCCGATACGAGTAGTTTGGGCACCGCCGCCCGGCCGTGACGTGGGGAGGGCGGCGGCTCGATTTGTCCCGGCGTATCCGAAGAAGCACGCCGCAAAGTTGCGCGTGGCGCTCCCGTTAATCGCTCGATAACCTGATGATCCAACTCGACCGCGACGCCAGCACGCCGATCGTGGAGCAGCTCGCCGAGCAGCTCCGGTTCCACCTCGCCACCGGGCGCTTCCGGCCCGGCGAGCGGCTGCCGTCGACGCGGGCGTTCGGCGAGCAGCTCGGCGTGTCGTTTCACACGGTGCGGAAGGCGTACCAGCAGCTCGAAACCGAGGGGCTCCTGCAGGCGCGGCAGGGCAGCGGCTACACCGCCGTCGAGCGCGCGCCGGCCCCGGCGGAGGACCGGATGGAACGCGGCGCGGGCGTCGTGCAGGAAGCGATCCAGAAGCTGATCGGGCTCGGCCTGGACGAGGGCGAGGTCGAATACCTCTTTCAGGAGCAGCTCGCCTTCCTCGACGACCCCGGCTCGCGCCCCAACATCGTTTTCGCCGCGTCGTACCGCGAGCTCGCCGAGGCGTGCGCCGAGCAGGTCAGCGCCGCCGTGCAAGAGCGCGTCGACGCCGTCGCCCTCGCCGACCTCGACCGCCACGCCGACGCCGACCTCGTCGTGACGCCGCACCCGAGCCTGCGGGCCGCGGCCGGGGCCGTCCCCCTCGCCGAAGCCGTCGGCGTGCTCGTCCACCCGCCGCCGGACACGCTCCACCTCGTCGCCCGCCTCGCCCCCACCGCGACGCTCGGCCTCGTCACACGCTACAGCGACGCCGTCGGCCCCATCCTCGACGAGCTCCGCCACCTCACCGGCTTCCCCGGCCCCGCCCTCGCCCTCCAATCCGACGCCGACCGCGAGCGCCTCGCCGACTTCATCACGGACGTGGACCTCCTGCTCTTCACACCCCAAGCCCGCCGCAAACTCCGCCCCCTCCTCGACGACGTGGCGCACGCCCCGCTCAACCCTATCGTCGATCCGGCCTCGCTGGACACGGTGCGGGAGGCGATGCGTCGCTAGCCCAGCGACGCGCGTTCCTCGCTCGACGGTCCCGGCTTCCGGCCGTTCGGACGGCCCGCACCGCCGTCCTTCGGCGGCTCCTTCTCCGCCGGCACGTCCTGCGCCGTGGGCGGAACGTCGTCGGGCGTATCATCGCTCGCAACAGCGTCGGACGCGGGCTGCACGGGAGGCGATTCGGGCTCGGGCGTTGGGGGTTCCGGCTCCGGTGCCGGCTCGGGAGGCGTGCTCTCCTCGCCCGTGGTCTTATCCTGATCCGGGTACTTGACGCGGAAGTGGTAGATGCCGCCGAGGATCGAGAGGAACGTCTCCTTGATGTGGTTCAGGTCGGCGAACGTCAGGGCGCAGCCGTCGAGCTGGCCGTCCTCGGTGCGGGCGCGGAAGATGGCGTCGACGAGCCCTTCGAGCCGCTTCGGCGTGGGCTTGTCGAGGCTGCGGCTGGCAGCCTCGACGGAGTCGGCGAGCATCACGATGCCCTGCTCGTTGGTCTGCGGGCGCGGGCCGGGGTAGCGGAACTCCATCTCGTCCACGGGCGGGTCCTCGGGGCCGCGCAGCTCCTTCGCCTTCCGGTAGAAGAACTCCATCAGCGTCGAGCCGTGGTGCGTCGGGATGAAGTTGAGGACGACCTCGGGGAGGTTGTACTCGCGGCCGAGTTCGAGCCCGTCCTTCACGTGGCTGGCGATGATGAGCGCGCTCATGTACGGCGTGACGCGGTCGTGCGGGTTGTCGCCGGGCTGCTGGTTCTCGATGTAATACTCCGGCTTCAGCATCTTGCCGATGTCGTGGTAGAGCGCGCCGATGCGGGCCTGCAGCGCGTTCGCCCCAATCGCGTCGGCGGCAGCCTCGGCGAGATTCGCGACCTGCAGCACGTGGTTGAACGTGCCCGGCGCGCGGAGCGATAGCTCCTTGAGGAGCGGCCGGTTCGTGTCCGAGAGCTCGAGCAGGGTGAGGTCCGTCGTCACGCCGAAGGTCCGCTCGAAAATCCAGAGGAGCGGGTAGGCGAGGAGCAGCAGCACGCTGTTGATCCCGATGAGCGCGATGTCGGAGAGGTAGTCGTCCATCTCCCCGGCGTTGAGCAAGAGGTACGCGCTCGCCATCACGACGTACGAGCCGAACACGAGGCCCGCCGAGAGGATGATCTGGCTCCGGTTCTTGATGTCGCGCACGCTGAAGACGGCGAGCATCCCGGCGAAGATCGTCGCGAATGTGAACTCGAAGTCGTAGCCGAAGACGAGCCCGCCGATGCAGGCGAGCGTGATCGTCCCGAACATCCCGACGCGGGAGTCGAAGATCACCGTCAGCAGGATCGACGCGAGGCTGACGGGCACGGCGAGCGCCGCCGCCTCGGGCAGCCGGACCGCCACGCCGAAGAACACGATGATGACGGCGAACAGCAGCCCGATCAGCATGAGGTAGCGGGTCTCGAAGAAGACCTGCCGCCGCATGAGGTAGAGGTAGAGGAAGAAGATGAGGAACGCGGCGACGGAGAGGAGCACCTCGCCGAGCAGGATCCGCAGCGGGCCGACGTTCCCCTGCTGCTCAGCGCGGATGCGCGAGAGCGAATAGAGCTGGCGCTGGACCTCTTCGGTCACGCTGTCGCCGCGGCGGACGATCGCCTGGCCCTGCTGCACCACGCCCGTCGTCCGCGAGATGCTCTCCTCCT is a window of Rhodothermales bacterium DNA encoding:
- the pta gene encoding phosphate acetyltransferase produces the protein MIDLLSRAKKLNKRIVLPEGEDPRTIRAAHTIVEQGIARPVLLGNEERIRATSAEIGVTLPHTVPIIDPSRTERATEYAQELFQLRKHKGMTYEQARETAQDVLYFGDLMVRRGEADGCVAGAAHPTPDVLRAAIHCIGVDEHSALVSSFFLMILPDGRPVTFADCGVVPTPDVDQLASIGIDAARSHKLLTGEEPRVAFLSFSTKGSADDEAVTHVQQATAKAQARRPDLAIDGELQFDAAFVPSVGERKAPGSDVAGHANVFVFPTLDAGNIGYKIAQRVGGAEAFGPILQGLKKPANDLSRGADAEDIVNVVAITAILAGQED
- a CDS encoding molybdenum cofactor biosynthesis protein MoaE, with product MPVGEVSAFLAAPEAGGLSLFVGTTRQWTGERETVRLWYEAYEPMALAELGHLADEAAERWPVARCCLLHRLGEVPVAESSVVVGVATPHRAEAFAACRWLIDTLKERVPIWKRETFADGSEAWVRPHG
- a CDS encoding MoaD/ThiS family protein, with amino-acid sequence MSHGEADAAEQIGVHVLFFSVLRERVGAGAVAVSLPAPATGNVLLDRLIERYPALADFRPVVRLAVNQQYVAGETALHDGDEVALLTPTSGG
- a CDS encoding peroxiredoxin — encoded protein: MAIETGQQAPDFTLYTDKNEAFTLSEMRDGKSTVLLFFPGAFTGVCTAEMCSVNDDLSRYQDLDAQVVGISTDSPFVLSEFKKRYDLGFPLLSDHNAQVSEQYGAKYHNDFTDMKLDRISKRSAFVIDADGEVKYAEVLENAGKQPDFEAIQQALRDLQ
- a CDS encoding ABC transporter permease, giving the protein MAARSSASFQRFVALRYLRGAQGRDEGRRFLRFVTYAAIGGVALGVAALLLSLMIVRGFSREIEEKIVGFGAHVRVESYVDQPLTDDTLATSLARLPGVARVTPVVDEFALLRSKSGIDGAVVTGTVEGRQDFLAEQVQEGTFTFAPDSAGRPGVVIGRALADLLAVEVGGQLTAFSMREVGAATFARPRVRAFHVAGIYETGLADFDEVFAYTDLEAARALFGYADDQVTRFDLQLDDLDRADATAEAINEAYGVPVYARSIFQVQQNLFAWVNLQQSVVPLVIGVIVLVAAFNIIGTLLMVTLEKTREIGIILSMGCPADGVKRLFVWLGFLIGVVGTGLGMGLALVLALLQLEFGLIPLPQEAYYIDTAPVELSAFDFVLVAVVSLALCTLSAYLPARVASRVDPVRSIRFAQ
- a CDS encoding T9SS type A sorting domain-containing protein, giving the protein MPRRLHIVSLVLGLCLALGSTTVHAQLMVEPLDLNVAVEQETTATRSVTLTNAGEEPLTFCVTFDRPLQRRSPVLRLSEQATGELPCGTYGEVLYYFDEDDLGSGWGPSGVVMTPEGRLFTTELSALHRTFEFTPDLTLVRSFENPTVAELTPFAGTIGIGYDTESGTLWWMNLERENGSGSRTRRVLLLEGDLTGRRIEIAPPDDPIDDFSPGGLAYDPSTDHFLFSAVLGDGENRDNWQFWAVDRDGTVPEGYPVRPEPYPDGIFNIIDAHGGAEGGPDGVRIEYGVYPPGALGFSRIAVVDRWGNDEGEELETPVPPVLLEAGGAGPRGNPLRSRIDPNGMMYMTFNNFNHRGIVGVRPHPLPPSWLVVNSDAGSEGAWDGTLAPGASREIALTFRAGARAVGDYTSALQAFVAATGEAVEVPLSLTVTQGTGAEDAGAEPAVSSLSVYPNPARASATVALTLDAAANARVVVYDVLGRAVAMLADGALGAGTHELMLDGRGLPVGVYVVRVVGDGLALTHRLTLLR
- the pruA gene encoding L-glutamate gamma-semialdehyde dehydrogenase gives rise to the protein MTNAILSPPIPVNEPVRSYAPGSPERASLRARLLEMREETVNIPAVIGGERVETGRTAEVVAPHEHSRVLGIEHKCGEAEVNRAIEAAVEARHDWMRMDWNDRAAIFLRAADLLEGPWRDTLNASTMLGQSKNPYQAEIDAACELIDFFRYNVHFMRQIYEDQPFSPPGQWNQVEYRPLEGFVFAVTPFNFTSIAGNLPTAPALMGNTVLWKPATTALLSAHYIMELLEAAGLPPGVINMVPGSGPDVGDPVIASEHFTGLHFTGSTGTFNHLWREIANNLGHYRTYPRIVGETGGKDFIVAHESAEPEAVATAIVRGAFEYQGQKCSAASRVYIPEALWPAVEESLMSQLDELKMGPVEDFSNFVNAVIDRKSFDNITSYIDRAKQDGGVRIAHGGGSDDSEGFYIEPTVLVADDPKYETMCDELFGPVASLYVAPKSQRFSETLRLVDRTSPYALTGAVFARDRAAVAEARDTLAEAAGNFYINDKPTGAVVGQQPFGGARGSGTNDKAGSRVNLLRWTSLRAIKETFDPPTHYAYPFLGADEPAANGQEKHTDV
- a CDS encoding YceI family protein, which encodes MRRTLFRIVPTLLVGILLTGFAAHRTEAPDRPTKPPTSERAVFEIDKAHSMVGFKVRHLGLSNVTGTFSDYMARVELDPTDLSSMSVAARINVASVDTGNERRDADLRSDNFFDAAQHPQIRFQSTGVTDIDGNMFKLAGDLTIRGVTKSVVLDGELIGVATGPMGKQRVGIEARTTIDRRDFGLTWNRLTEAGGVIVGHDVTILLDIQAVHS
- a CDS encoding GntR family transcriptional regulator codes for the protein MIQLDRDASTPIVEQLAEQLRFHLATGRFRPGERLPSTRAFGEQLGVSFHTVRKAYQQLETEGLLQARQGSGYTAVERAPAPAEDRMERGAGVVQEAIQKLIGLGLDEGEVEYLFQEQLAFLDDPGSRPNIVFAASYRELAEACAEQVSAAVQERVDAVALADLDRHADADLVVTPHPSLRAAAGAVPLAEAVGVLVHPPPDTLHLVARLAPTATLGLVTRYSDAVGPILDELRHLTGFPGPALALQSDADRERLADFITDVDLLLFTPQARRKLRPLLDDVAHAPLNPIVDPASLDTVREAMRR
- a CDS encoding HDIG domain-containing metalloprotein, translated to MGLLERLGLNRKQGRRPRRVGLQIAKKKPKQGRRMTRDEILARVGIFGALLVLTILMFPNLELYDYGSQVKPGDVWQRQDVIAPFRFPVYKSDEQVAAERDSIRYYEPPIFARVPDAVAQTETAADSLAQQFAGVFEAYVAWQQNRSAGASADAARDSATYLQRLDALPFDLSGTQTEKLLASYAAPSGLATPTRSAPSGPPLDDVLLREVRRVANRILPFGVLDVAKDSVLTPQITVVNRDERTEVLIPKQDLYGINDAITVARNELNVRFPNRPDTVAIGVAMFQNVLKPSLRFLEEESLARWEEEEESISRTTGVVQQGQAIVRRGDSVTEEVQRQLYSLSRIRAEQQGNVGPLRILLGEVLLSVAAFLIFFLYLYLMRRQVFFETRYLMLIGLLFAVIIVFFGVAVRLPEAAALAVPVSLASILLTVIFDSRVGMFGTITLACIGGLVFGYDFEFTFATIFAGMLAVFSVRDIKNRSQIILSAGLVFGSYVVMASAYLLLNAGEMDDYLSDIALIGINSVLLLLAYPLLWIFERTFGVTTDLTLLELSDTNRPLLKELSLRAPGTFNHVLQVANLAEAAADAIGANALQARIGALYHDIGKMLKPEYYIENQQPGDNPHDRVTPYMSALIIASHVKDGLELGREYNLPEVVLNFIPTHHGSTLMEFFYRKAKELRGPEDPPVDEMEFRYPGPRPQTNEQGIVMLADSVEAASRSLDKPTPKRLEGLVDAIFRARTEDGQLDGCALTFADLNHIKETFLSILGGIYHFRVKYPDQDKTTGEESTPPEPAPEPEPPTPEPESPPVQPASDAVASDDTPDDVPPTAQDVPAEKEPPKDGGAGRPNGRKPGPSSEERASLG